gcagttttctcactcactctctcaaataaataaattaaatattttaattaattaattaattagagcacaagcagagggagtggaagaaggagaagcagactccccactgagaagggagctggaccccaggaccctgggatcatgacctgaggtgaaggcagtcactaaaccaactgagccacccaggtgccccataaataaataaaatcttaaaaaaaatactgctgtATAGTGACAGACAATGACCACAATTAAATCGTGGTAAGCATCGACTAATGTACAGAACTGATGAATCAATATGTTGtgcaactgaaactaatataatatgatatgtcaattatatttcactTTCAAAAAAGAGCTCTGAATCAGCCAGTCCACAGATGCTAAGGGAATCTTTCCTCACCAGCTGTACATTCAAAGGGTCAGTAGGATGGCTGGATTAGGGAGCACCTCCTTGCCCTCCAtgtttctttggcttttttttttttttaaagattttatttacttatttgagagagagagagagagatcacagagggcatgggagaagcagacttgctccgtcccagggccctgaaatcatgacctgagtcgaaggcaggtgcttaaccaactgagccatccaggtgcctccttGCCCTTTCTTCCAAGTTATCTTGGGATTCTTGGCGTCAGTGAATACACTGAGGAGTCCAACCAACGAGATGACTCTGGGTGGAATAATCCCAAACCATCAACCAAACCACAAGTCGGATAGCCAGAGGCCTACCAGGttatctcaaagaaataaaagccctcGTTAATTTGGCGAAAGTCACCTCTGCCCGGACTAATAATTTTGAAGTCACTTCTCTCTGCTGGCGGATCAAGGAAGCCCCTACTTTATGTTCACCGAACCAACTCTGTTTCCCTGGACTCAGTTCAGCTGTtacctcctccgggaagcctgCCCAGACCCGCCTCTGCTCAGGTTGGGAACCTACCGTGGGAATCAGTCTAGTGCCATCTTAATCACCTGTCTGGGCTCCGCCGGGGGACCCAACACCGCCCAGTTCTGTAGCCGTACAAGGCCGAGAGCCCGGCCCCGCCACTGTGGTCACTCACCACTGAAGATGGAAGGTGTGGCCGCAGTGGATGGCGGCCACATCTCGGGAGTGGTCGAAGAAGTCGGAGCAGATGGTGCACAGCGCACGGATAGGCATGATGACTGATCTAAAGCGGAACAGGCAGCCAAGGAAACCTCGACGGGTCCAGCTTCGGGGCCGCGCCCCCGCGTCCCCGCAGGCTTCAAATTTGGCTCCACAGCGCAACTTCCGGGAGCGAACCGGAAGTGGTAATAAGGAACGTGGAGGCGGAGCCCGGGAGCTGGGTCTGGATTGGGCGAGCCATGGGGGGCGGGGCTTAACGACCGAAGAGATTCCTGGGGCTGAGCGCGAGACTGATCTGTCAGTGGTAGCTCCCGGAAGGATTCGGCAGGTACCCGTGGTAGCTATGCCGCCGGCTGACCCCTTTCCGGGGCAACATAAGACATTATGGTCCGAAGCCAGATCTGGTGCGAAGCGCGCCGGGCACGGGCTCCTCAGCCCTGTTCTATTAGGACAGGCTTCTCTGTACCTCGGGAGAGTCGAGAAGACCGAAGCCATAGGGAAATGGGACGATGGTCCCGATGGAGAGCGGTCTCCTGGGCTCCGTGCAATGCCCGGCCGTACGCACGGAAGCCCATAGTTCCCACAGACTAAAAGAATGCCCCACCCTCTCAGCCCTCGGCTCTGAGTGGTCCTAGAAAGATGCACACCGGTCCCAACCCCTCAGGACACCCCGAGCTTACTCTGGCTTTATCCAAGCAAGGCATGATGATCCCTAAGTTTGGAGGCGGTAGGGCCAGTACCCTGATTTCAGCTCTTAGCTCCCAGGAGGATCAGCATGCCTCTGAGCAGTAGTGGGGTTAGAATCTTGAAGGCCCAGATGCTTCATAGACCAGGGACTAACAAACCCTTTTATTGATTCCCACATCAGAGAAGTTATCTTTGGGGTCCTCCCTGAGAAAGAGCAACATCCCTGGTGAATTCACCTGGGCCAGTCAGGATGGAACAAGTCTTCCTGGGAGTTTTCATGCTTAACAATTTTTAGCAGTGTTACTACTTTCTCCACAGAAGAAACCTTATGTAGAGCCCCATGATCTAAAGCTGATTTGTTCCACCTGAAGTAGACCCAGAGTGAAGTTCTTTGGGCCTATGTGGAAAGCACAGGCGTTCTTCACAAGGAGGAGGAATTGACACAAAGGACAGCATAGAACCTCTGTGCACTGCCCACCCCGCACCCTCTCCCCGACCCAAGGAAGCCCACTTTGGCTATGGGCAAGGTCTCTCCCTATGGTAGCTGGTTCGTGGTGAGATTCAGTTGTATGCCTAAGTCAAGACAAGGGCTCCTTGTTCAATAGGACTTGTCAGAACAGCAGTCCAGAGATTTTTCCTTGACACAAGCCCAGGTCAGGGACCACCACCCACATGGATTTCTAGAGTCCAGAGGACCCGCCACCACAATCAAGGAACACACAGTGGTAAAGAATGATCTGTACTCTCAGCCTAAGCAATCCTCATGGCACTTAGCAGACCTGTGAACCTGCTCccagcctcttccctccccaTTGCCTTTCAGGGGCCCCCTCCCCAGTAAGACAGAGGAAGCAAAGGCAAGAGGATGGCCAGAGGCTTTGGCAGGGTGACATTTATTTGCCAGGTTCAGCAGGCACACAGTTAGCCTACCGACCTTCATACACCAGAGCAGACCCACAGGCATGCAGGGAGGAGGACAGGACTGCCACTGGAGTGCCGAGCAAAGGCCGGGACCAGTGTGGCTGCCTGCCCAAGCTGTGGTGAGATCTGACAAAGGACACCTGCCAGGAGCCTCCATCAGGAAACTGGGGAGCCTTATTCCACTTTCTCATCCCAGGAAAAGCAACTCAACATAGCTCAGAGGCACCTGGGCCTCTCTCTCTAAGCTCTGACAGAAGGGGAAATGGGTCACagacatggggggaggggggaagttcctcttttatttttgaattaggAGAGCAGAAATTTGCCCCTGTAAAGGGCAAACCTCCAAATCAGACTATAGGACACTGCCATGcagcaggccccctgggatggagaTGACTGTAGCCGTAGCCTGAGGGACAGCAACAGAGAAGAGCCAAGGGGTATCAGCCCTCCCTGTCTGGCTCAGGGTAAGGACCCAGCTACGCCAGTGCACTAGGTACTGGGCCTGCACGCTGCCTTCCCAGTTTTCATTGCCACATCCTGAACTGTTCCTCCTTCCCCTGACAGGCTTATGAAGCTCAGGGCACAGGGCAACCCACTGCAGAACCCAGGAGGGCAGGAAATAGCACAAGGGTATTGGTGGGAAATTTCCAGGAACAAAGGTGGACTTTTCTACCTCCCTACTCATTCACTTTCACTTCTGAGGACCCCCAAAGCTACCAAGCAGTGCCCCCAACCATGCGACCAGTCTTGTCTTAAAGCATACTGCCCTAGATTTATACATTCTCTCTACCAGCCTGTGTCCATTCTTAGAGCAGCCCACATACCACAGGCACATACCTTCATGTGCAGGAGCCTAAGACCGCTGACAGGGCCTCGCTGGAGGACCAGCTCTCAGGGCAAGGCCACCCAAGTTTAGGGCCTGGGAGAGGATGGGACCTGCAGGGCCTGCCTGGGGAAATCATGAGGcaaaaagggaaggggagagggagcagggaccTCCTGAATATCCCTAGAGCAGCATCCCGCAAGGAACAGAAACTGGTGAAGCTAGCGAAAGACAGAAAAGCCACAAGGAATCCATGCAGGGGCTGGGGCCGGTCCTGCCTCTGGCCTGCCCACCACTcacgcacatacacacaggaGATGAGACTGCTCTCCCGTGGCCCCCAGACATGCCCCACactgggaggcaggggcaggagggagcaaGGGCATCATGCCAGTGACTCTTATGTACAGTGAGAAGCCCCTCATCCActctcccaccctcctgcccgccccctgccccacacCAGCCTGCTCACTCAGCTGGTCTCCTCCCTCCGAGACTCCTGGGCATAGCCAGCAGCCTCTTCCCCTTTACTAGAGGGTGGGGCCTGGCCTGTTGTGCCCCCAGGGGCTGTGCTGTCCGGCTGGGCCAAAGCCGGCTCAGGGGCGGCAGCTGCCTTGGTGGCTGGTGTGACACTGCTTTGGGTGGTGGGCATGGTGCTCTCTTCCGTGGCTGGTGTGGCTCTCCCATCAGTGGCTGGAGTAACACTCCTATCAGTGGCTGGGGTGATGCTCCCGTCGGTGGCTGGGGTGATGCTCCCGTCGGTGGCTGGGGTGACGCTGCCGTCGGTGGCTGGAGTGACACTGCCATCGGTGGCTGGGGTGGCACTACGGTCTGCGGGGCCTGTATCATCACTCTTTGCGGCAAGAGCAGCAGCACCTGCTATGGCTGAGGTGGCACTGCCCCCAAGGGCTGGGGCAGCCCCACTTGCAGCTGCGGCCCCACCTGCAGCCCCAGCGGTGGCAGTGTCTGTGGCTGGGGCAGACTGGGCTGTCGCTGTGCCGGACTGCTCCGGTGCCCGGAGCCGTTTCATGAGGGTGGTCACCCGGACAGCCTTCTGAAAGGAGGGCAGCGGAGAGAGGCCCAGAGTGAGGCTTACAGAAGCCAGATCTGTTCCTTGGCAAGAACCAAAGCCAGATCTTTCTGAGCCAAAGCCTCAGACTACCCCAGGGGAGCAGGCCAGGGACCCAGCTGTTCACACACCCACTTAAGGCAGTGACAGTGGCTACAGCCACAACCGATGGCTGAAGAAATGCTTTTGTGGGGCTGCAGGGGTGTGATACAAGTAAGACACTGTGTGTGCCAGAAGGAGCTCTTGGGATCAGTCCAGGAAAGGGAGTCATCCAAGTCTTACCTTCCACTTAGCCCTGGCAAAGTTCTTTTCAATCTGGGCACAGACCCCATCCTTGATGTTCTTGTCGGAAGCAGCATTGCCAGAAATCCTAGAAAGGGTGCAAGTGCATCCGGATCTGAGGGGGTAGAAGCCTTCATGGAGATTGCCCAGCCCTCTTCTCTTAAGATCCAGAGGTTACCAGGCAGGCCCTCTGGGCTGGGCCCAAGCTCTGGGCACCCCCAGCCCCTACTCAAAGCCTCAAGGATGGGGGCTACTAGATGCAAGGAGGACAGAGGCCAAGGGAAACCTggtctctccttctgtcctccatGGGCCCTGCTCACCACTCATGGGAGATGGCCTCTTCTGCGGTGATGCGCTGGTCTTGCTCCACCTCCATCAGCCTTGTTACCAGGTCTTTGGCTGGGGACAAAGCCAGGGAGAGGCTAGGCATGCACACCTCGTCTCACTGTCTAGGGGTGATGAATGGGCTGGGAGGTAGGAGCAGAGTCCGGCAGAGAAGGCTGAGAGCAGGTCCCCCACACCAACCCTTCCCTTTACCCACACGCTGGGCACCTCCTCACCCGCCTGTGAAATATCATCCCAATATGGAGAGTCAAATTCATAGTCGCCAGCCAGGATCTTGCGGAAGAGGTTCTTGTCGTGGTTCTCATAGTCATCTTCCTCTACCTCCTCGTAAAAGGGTGGGTTCCCTGAAAGCCTGCATGAGAGCCAAAGGGCAGGTTCACCCTGGAAGGCCATGGGCACAGGACCCCACCCGGCCTGACTGAAAGCCTGTTTGCCTGCCCCTTCACTCACAGGATGTACATGATGACTCCAATGGCCCAGCAGTCCACAGGGCGTCCATACCGCTGCCGCCCTACCACCTCCGGGGCTGAAACACAGCATCCACCAGCTGGTTACTATCGGGCCTGGTGAGGCCTGGGACCACTCCCACCCACTTCCTGGGCTAGAAACTTCCtcagccccaccccctgccccacccagagCCATTCCTTGAAGGCTgtctcccaccctgcccctgccccaccccctgcttgccCAGGTACTCGGGAGTCCCACAGGGCTCCTTGATGAGGCCATTCTCTAGCTTAGCCAAGTGGAAGTCACTGATGACGATCTTCGAGTTCTTCAGCCGATTATAGTAAACCAGGTTCTCCAGCTGCTCCGGGCAGGAATGacatgggggtgggcagggaaagACTCCGTGAGGACCCCAGAGGCTAGACGAAGACCCCCAAGGTGCTGCCAACCTGCCCCCCCCCAGGCTGGCTGCCATCACACCCAGTCCCTGGCCTCACCTTGAGGTTCCTGTGCACGATCTTGAGTGAGTGCAAGTAGGCCACGGCCTCCAGGACCTGCCGCACCACGTTGCTCGTGTCTCGCTCCGAGTAGTAGCCCTGGTCCAGGATCCAGTCAAACACCTCCCTCCCCGTGGCCCTGAGGGACACCAGCCCCTGAGCCCGGCGTGGGCAGGatcgggggtggggcaggagtaCTCGGGCAGGCTACCTACACCAGGGAGCCGGCTGGGCAAGGCACGGGGACCCAGGACCCCAAGGGTCTGCAAAGGGGGCTTTCCCTGGTTGCAGGGGGCAGAGCAGATAAAGGCCCCAGGGACTGAGgaatcctgggaccccaggcccACACTCACAGCTCCAGGAAGATGAAGTACTCCTTGCGGGTCACAAACACATCCACCAGCTGTAGGATGTTGGGATGCTTCACCCTGGCGACAGGGAAGGGGGCCAACCTCTCTCTTAGGGCTGGGTAAACCCTTGAGAGGCTCTACCTCCACTGTGGGCCATGGCAAACTGGCCAGAGGCTGGTACTGCTTGAGGCCACCTGCCCTTGCAACCCTTCTCTGCTACCTCAtacgcccccccccacccctaagCCTCACACTCACATCTTGAGGATGCCTATCTCGTTCTTGGCTGCCTTCCGCACCTTGCGGCCGTCCCGCTTCTGGAACTTCTTGCAGGTGTGCAGCTTGCCTGTCGTCTTGTCCTTGGCCCGGAAGATCTCACAGAACTCCTCACTGCAGCCGGCAAGCACCCCACTCAGCCCTGGCCCCAGGGTGGgctgccctctgctcccctctcaccAGCCCTTGCCCACCCATCCTCGACCACCAGACCCAGCACTCACGTCTTGATGACCTGTCCCAaatcatatctgtcagtcacctCCGACGGCTGGTTATAGTTCTTCTTGTCGCCCAGAGTCACACACCCAAACGGCATTGCCGGGCTCGGAGCTGCAGGCAGGATGGAGGCTGACTCAGTGGTACCACAACATGGAAGCTTCTCCCCACAACACAGAGGATGCCCCTGGGAGATCGCAGCCTGGCTCAGGCCAAGCAAGGGGCAGAGACTGCACTAGAAAGGGCTAGAGGCTGGTCAGGCACCCATCCCTGCTTTTCTGGTCATGGGTCTTACCAGTCGGCTTGGCTGCCTGAGCTACAGCAGCCCCCACTTAGGAAAAACATATTAAGCTGCCATAGCAGGGAGTCATTTTGTATTGTATACAttcaacacaacaacaaaaacattcgCCAAATGATTTCCATACATTTCAGCTCTTACCCAGCTGAAGGGGGCTACAACCACCCGCCAAGCAGACAGCCACCTCTGAAGGCCTGAAGATACCAAGTGCTGGCAATGACGCGGAGAACATGAGCGCTGCTGGCGGAGGCCAAGTCTCTCCTTTGGCAAACAGTTTGGTCAAACCGATAAAGTTGACCATGCCCCTCGAA
The sequence above is a segment of the Meles meles chromosome 20, mMelMel3.1 paternal haplotype, whole genome shotgun sequence genome. Coding sequences within it:
- the CAMKV gene encoding caM kinase-like vesicle-associated protein, translating into MPFGCVTLGDKKNYNQPSEVTDRYDLGQVIKTEEFCEIFRAKDKTTGKLHTCKKFQKRDGRKVRKAAKNEIGILKMVKHPNILQLVDVFVTRKEYFIFLELATGREVFDWILDQGYYSERDTSNVVRQVLEAVAYLHSLKIVHRNLKLENLVYYNRLKNSKIVISDFHLAKLENGLIKEPCGTPEYLAPEVVGRQRYGRPVDCWAIGVIMYILLSGNPPFYEEVEEDDYENHDKNLFRKILAGDYEFDSPYWDDISQAAKDLVTRLMEVEQDQRITAEEAISHEWISGNAASDKNIKDGVCAQIEKNFARAKWKKAVRVTTLMKRLRAPEQSGTATAQSAPATDTATAGAAGGAAAASGAAPALGGSATSAIAGAAALAAKSDDTGPADRSATPATDGSVTPATDGSVTPATDGSITPATDGSITPATDRSVTPATDGRATPATEESTMPTTQSSVTPATKAAAAPEPALAQPDSTAPGGTTGQAPPSSKGEEAAGYAQESRREETS